One region of Olleya sp. Hel_I_94 genomic DNA includes:
- a CDS encoding bifunctional riboflavin kinase/FAD synthetase, which yields MKTNQTQNTVLTIGTFDGVHIGHQKIIKQLVEVANNKGLQPSLLTFFPHPRMVLQKDANIKLINTISEKELLLKRFGITNLVVKKFTKDFSRLTAESFVEDILVDQLKAKHVIIGYDHHFGRNRNANINDLRLFGEQFNFDVEEISMQDIDDVAISSTKIRAALNEGDIKTANTYLGYNFMLTGTIIKGKGIGKTISYPTANLKIEETYKLIPKQGVYVVQAIIDNVLEFGMMNIGTNPTVSGTTQSIEIHFFNLNKSLYNKTLSIELLHRLREEQKFESLDLLKKQLEIDNHNASEFLKSYDK from the coding sequence TTGAAAACAAATCAAACACAAAACACTGTATTAACTATTGGTACATTTGATGGCGTTCATATTGGACATCAAAAAATAATCAAACAGTTAGTTGAGGTTGCAAATAATAAAGGACTTCAACCTTCTTTATTAACATTTTTCCCGCATCCAAGGATGGTACTTCAAAAAGACGCTAACATTAAGCTAATTAATACAATAAGTGAAAAAGAGTTATTATTAAAACGTTTTGGAATTACCAATTTGGTTGTAAAAAAATTCACCAAAGACTTTTCTAGATTAACCGCTGAGTCATTTGTGGAGGACATTTTAGTCGATCAATTAAAAGCAAAGCACGTAATTATAGGTTATGATCATCATTTTGGTCGTAACAGAAATGCTAACATCAATGACCTAAGACTATTTGGAGAGCAATTTAATTTTGATGTTGAAGAGATTTCTATGCAAGATATAGATGATGTTGCCATAAGTTCTACAAAAATCAGAGCTGCATTAAATGAAGGAGACATCAAAACAGCTAACACGTACTTAGGCTATAATTTTATGCTGACAGGAACAATTATTAAAGGCAAAGGCATTGGTAAAACAATAAGCTATCCTACTGCAAATCTTAAAATTGAAGAAACTTATAAACTTATTCCTAAACAAGGCGTTTACGTCGTTCAAGCCATAATAGATAACGTACTTGAATTTGGAATGATGAATATTGGCACAAATCCAACAGTAAGTGGTACTACCCAAAGTATCGAGATTCATTTTTTTAACTTAAATAAATCTTTATATAACAAAACCTTATCAATTGAGCTACTACACAGGCTAAGAGAAGAGCAAAAGTTTGAAAGCCTAGACTTACTAAAAAAACAATTAGAGATTGACAACCATAATGCATCAGAATTTTTAAAGTCGTATGATAAATAA
- a CDS encoding M43 family zinc metalloprotease — MKKITLYLFSILFTLSLTAQEEKRNNGPKNVTPENARSLEDTGYVKCSSTEYEAYLAQQFPERATDGQFEDWMATKIEEAKQQRLANPDSRSMVVISIPVVVHVVHSGQAIGVAPNITDAQVISQIDAMNEDFRKLTGTPGDGTGVDVEIEFCLAQQDENGNPTNGINRFDSTALGTTWSGPGGSTDTVLKPATIWDPTQYMNMWSVQFTDQTLLGYAQFPNASGLQGLNANNGGANSDGVVAAYSTFGDIGSNDGSFLLNAPYDRGRTMTHEVGHYLGLRHIWGDANCGDDFCADTPTQQTSSGGNCPATTTCDGVADLTTNYMDYSNDICMNNFTQNQKDRMLIVMANSPRRMELASSNACNSSTIPFINTSSGTPSPGQIAEGSDCNFQDYTIDFTISLGGTAASTVTLSNSGTATENEDFMLMNNSVTFPAGSTTPSNAVTLRVFNDSFVEADETIELTLNLTTTGDATVSTVPYNVTILNDDAVVSNTANVTYFSDDFEDEDISDWTTTDADGDGNSFGDQFTVGVVLSPSLMSRSWIQVPLTPDNWAVTPAIDLSAASGTVTMSWTTQVAAASWDEEKYSIHVGNTNNIATLVNSATSMTEILGDVGNTGAIISHTFDISAFAGQSNVYIAFRHWDCTDQDFLAIDNVAVTSNVNTLVQTDVNTTTPDQINLTAAGQAYSTDVSTGNIMLDIDNTGGFAHGCTTVAVSRDATTAGAGAVSYAGATDAAGFVTAKTFDITTTNASTSNASSINFYFTEAEIAAWETATGNNRSALQVKKEGTNEVVPVTISAFGTDLILSASFTTGIADTYYFGSQLAFLSVNNFELASTLSIYPNPSVGVLTIKAANNNDLPNAYKVYNMLGQLITENNINNAQDLTIDTTPFSNGMYFIKISKAGNAVTFPFIKK; from the coding sequence ATGAAAAAAATTACACTTTATCTTTTTTCTATACTATTCACTTTAAGCTTAACAGCTCAAGAGGAAAAGAGAAATAACGGTCCAAAAAACGTAACCCCTGAAAATGCACGTAGTCTAGAGGACACGGGTTATGTAAAATGTTCAAGCACAGAATATGAAGCTTACTTAGCTCAACAATTTCCTGAAAGAGCTACAGATGGTCAATTTGAAGATTGGATGGCTACCAAAATTGAAGAAGCTAAACAACAACGCCTTGCAAATCCAGATAGCAGAAGTATGGTTGTTATTTCAATTCCTGTAGTAGTACACGTTGTTCACTCAGGACAAGCAATTGGTGTAGCACCAAATATTACTGACGCACAAGTAATTTCTCAAATTGATGCAATGAATGAAGATTTTAGAAAATTAACAGGTACACCTGGTGATGGAACTGGAGTTGATGTTGAGATAGAATTTTGTCTTGCTCAACAAGATGAAAATGGTAATCCAACTAATGGTATTAATCGTTTTGACTCTACTGCTTTAGGTACAACATGGTCTGGACCAGGAGGTAGTACAGATACAGTACTTAAACCTGCTACAATTTGGGATCCTACACAATACATGAACATGTGGTCTGTTCAATTTACTGATCAGACGCTTTTAGGTTATGCACAATTTCCTAATGCTTCAGGATTACAAGGTTTAAACGCAAATAATGGTGGTGCTAACTCGGATGGTGTTGTAGCTGCATATAGTACTTTTGGAGATATTGGTAGCAATGATGGTAGCTTTTTATTAAACGCACCTTATGATAGAGGTAGAACAATGACTCATGAAGTAGGTCACTACCTAGGTTTAAGACATATTTGGGGTGATGCTAACTGTGGAGATGATTTTTGTGCAGATACACCAACGCAACAAACATCTAGTGGTGGTAACTGTCCAGCAACGACAACTTGTGATGGTGTTGCTGATTTAACTACCAATTATATGGATTATTCAAACGATATCTGTATGAATAACTTTACTCAAAATCAAAAAGACAGAATGTTAATTGTAATGGCTAATTCGCCTCGTAGAATGGAATTAGCTAGCTCTAATGCATGTAACTCTTCAACAATTCCATTTATCAACACGTCTTCTGGAACACCTTCTCCTGGACAAATAGCTGAAGGTAGTGATTGTAATTTCCAAGATTATACAATTGATTTTACAATCTCTTTAGGTGGTACTGCTGCTTCAACTGTAACATTATCAAACAGTGGAACAGCTACAGAAAATGAAGATTTTATGTTAATGAATAACTCTGTAACATTTCCTGCTGGATCAACTACACCTAGTAATGCTGTTACTTTAAGAGTATTTAATGATAGCTTTGTTGAAGCTGATGAAACTATTGAATTAACCTTAAATTTAACAACTACAGGTGATGCTACGGTATCAACAGTACCTTACAATGTTACCATATTAAATGATGACGCTGTAGTTTCAAACACTGCAAATGTTACATATTTTAGTGATGACTTTGAAGATGAAGATATTTCTGATTGGACAACAACAGATGCCGATGGAGATGGTAATTCATTTGGAGATCAATTTACAGTAGGCGTTGTTTTAAGTCCTAGTTTAATGTCACGTTCATGGATTCAAGTACCATTAACTCCTGATAATTGGGCTGTAACTCCAGCAATAGATTTATCTGCTGCTTCTGGAACAGTTACAATGAGCTGGACTACTCAAGTGGCTGCAGCAAGTTGGGATGAAGAAAAATATAGCATCCATGTAGGTAACACAAACAATATTGCAACCTTAGTAAATTCTGCGACCTCAATGACAGAAATACTAGGTGATGTTGGAAATACAGGAGCAATTATATCTCATACGTTTGATATTTCGGCATTTGCTGGTCAATCAAATGTTTATATTGCTTTTAGACATTGGGATTGTACAGATCAAGACTTTTTAGCTATAGATAATGTTGCTGTGACATCAAACGTTAACACATTAGTACAAACAGATGTTAACACTACTACACCTGACCAGATCAACTTAACTGCTGCTGGTCAAGCTTACTCGACAGATGTTTCAACTGGAAATATCATGCTAGATATTGATAACACAGGAGGATTTGCTCATGGCTGTACAACAGTAGCTGTATCTAGAGATGCAACAACTGCTGGAGCTGGAGCTGTATCGTATGCTGGCGCAACTGATGCTGCTGGTTTTGTAACTGCTAAAACTTTTGATATCACAACCACAAATGCTAGTACGAGTAACGCATCTTCAATTAACTTCTACTTTACTGAAGCTGAAATAGCTGCTTGGGAAACTGCTACTGGAAATAACAGAAGTGCATTACAAGTTAAAAAAGAAGGTACTAACGAAGTTGTACCTGTTACAATTAGTGCGTTTGGTACTGACTTAATATTATCTGCATCATTTACTACAGGTATCGCAGATACTTATTACTTTGGATCACAATTAGCATTCTTATCGGTTAATAATTTTGAATTAGCTAGTACATTATCTATATACCCTAACCCATCTGTTGGTGTATTAACTATAAAAGCAGCTAATAACAATGATTTACCAAATGCTTACAAAGTATACAACATGCTTGGTCAGTTAATCACTGAAAACAACATTAACAACGCTCAAGATCTTACTATAGATACTACTCCATTTAGTAATGGAATGTATTTTATTAAAATATCTAAAGCTGGAAATGCTGTAACATTCCCTTTTATCAAGAAATAA
- a CDS encoding HTTM domain-containing protein codes for MINKFLFKHIDNSALIVFRIIFGLLCFLESVGAIFTGWIKTTLIEPKFTFNFIGFDFLQPLPGNGMYVYYLIMGCFGLLIMVGYKYRLSMIAFTVMWTTTYLMQKSSYNNHYYLLCLLSGIMVFLPANRYASIDAKLNPEIKKISMPSWCKWIFVVQLLILYTYASIAKMYPDWLDLSVPRQLLENKINYPIIGQLLQNQYLPFFVAYGGILYDGLIIPLLLYKPTRKLAFYSSIIFHLFNSVVFQVGIFPYLALAFSLFFFAPELVKKIFLKNKPLYRDNQVIIPNYKPILIGATTIYFIIQIILPLRHHFINDNVLWTEEGHRLSWRMMLRSKSGYATYKVVDKNTNQETLINLKDYLTKKQQRLVTTRPDVIWQFAQHLKKDYKSKGQDIAVYVSAKVSVNGRPHKTLINTKTDLASVKWQPFKHSDWVLPSQLDK; via the coding sequence ATGATAAATAAATTTCTATTTAAACATATTGACAATAGCGCCTTAATAGTTTTCAGAATTATTTTTGGTCTGTTGTGTTTTCTAGAATCCGTAGGAGCCATTTTTACTGGATGGATTAAAACTACGTTAATAGAACCAAAATTTACGTTCAACTTTATTGGTTTTGATTTTTTACAGCCACTACCTGGTAATGGAATGTATGTATATTACTTGATAATGGGTTGTTTTGGACTGCTAATCATGGTTGGTTACAAATACAGATTAAGCATGATTGCATTTACTGTTATGTGGACAACTACATATTTAATGCAAAAATCATCGTACAACAACCACTATTACTTATTATGCTTACTAAGCGGAATTATGGTGTTTTTGCCTGCTAATAGATACGCATCAATTGACGCCAAACTCAATCCTGAAATAAAAAAAATAAGTATGCCTAGCTGGTGTAAATGGATTTTTGTAGTGCAATTATTAATATTATATACTTACGCATCCATTGCCAAAATGTATCCTGATTGGTTAGACCTAAGCGTCCCTAGACAGCTGTTAGAAAACAAAATTAACTATCCTATTATTGGACAACTATTACAAAATCAATACTTACCTTTTTTTGTAGCTTATGGAGGTATTTTATATGATGGATTAATAATTCCTTTATTGCTTTATAAACCAACCAGAAAACTAGCCTTTTACAGCTCTATAATATTCCATTTATTTAATTCTGTTGTATTTCAAGTAGGCATTTTCCCTTATTTAGCGTTGGCATTTAGCTTATTCTTTTTTGCTCCAGAATTAGTTAAAAAAATATTTCTTAAAAACAAGCCCTTATATAGGGACAACCAAGTTATTATCCCTAATTACAAACCAATCTTAATAGGAGCTACAACCATATATTTTATAATTCAAATCATTCTACCTTTACGTCATCATTTTATAAACGATAATGTTTTATGGACAGAAGAAGGTCATAGATTATCTTGGCGAATGATGCTTAGATCAAAATCTGGATACGCAACCTATAAAGTAGTCGATAAAAACACCAATCAAGAAACCTTAATAAATTTAAAGGATTATTTAACCAAAAAACAACAACGCTTGGTCACTACAAGACCTGACGTAATATGGCAATTTGCACAGCATTTAAAAAAGGACTATAAGTCAAAAGGTCAAGATATTGCTGTGTACGTAAGTGCAAAAGTAAGCGTTAATGGAAGACCTCATAAAACGTTAATTAATACTAAAACAGATTTAGCTAGTGTCAAGTGGCAACCCTTTAAGCACAGTGATTGGGTATTACCTTCGCAATTAGATAAATAA
- a CDS encoding tetratricopeptide repeat protein produces MIIKRYILIILLIFSVTLNAQEDLVAREYFTNGEFEKALTSYKKLYNKNTNNTNYLLQLVKVEQQLELYKDAEARLLEVLDTNKYPELLVELGYNYNLQNDSINANKYYDQAIKSLDENTNNAYRVGRTFENLSLLNQAITTYKKAMQLNPRLEFNMQLARIYGAQGEVEKMFESYIDLVETSYSYLNTIKRSISEFISDDASNQNNIFLKKILLKKIQQSQDLIWNEMLSWLFIQQKDYNKAFAQEKAIYKRQMQSLDRLVELGLIAENQKQYEDAIAVFNFIIQNTQDIDTKLVGNLKVLLIKTKIATANDYPNIQKDYETLFETYGKTPQTLNLQINYAHFLAFNFNQQDQAISILKNALKFKISEYDLAPVKLELGDILILKEKFNEALIYYTQIERNLKNSTIAQEARFKIAKASYYKGDFKWAESQLKILKSSTSQLTANDALDLKLLISDNRAEDSLQVALTKYAKADLLAFQNKNDQAISILNSVLTDHKTEVIVPQALLKQAALFEIKNEFENAKSNYQRIITDFKDSILLDNALYNLAELLVNHLNQPEEAKKLYEQLLFNHSDSIYAVDARKKFRALRGDTLN; encoded by the coding sequence ATGATAATTAAACGCTACATTTTAATAATACTCTTGATATTTTCTGTGACATTAAATGCACAGGAAGACTTAGTAGCACGCGAATATTTTACAAATGGTGAGTTTGAAAAAGCCTTAACCAGCTATAAAAAATTATACAACAAAAACACAAATAACACCAACTACTTATTGCAATTAGTAAAAGTAGAGCAACAATTAGAGCTATATAAAGATGCAGAAGCAAGACTACTGGAAGTACTTGATACCAATAAATATCCAGAATTATTAGTAGAACTAGGTTACAACTACAACCTACAAAACGACAGTATAAATGCTAATAAATATTATGATCAAGCAATTAAATCCTTAGACGAAAACACAAATAATGCCTATCGCGTTGGTAGGACTTTTGAAAATCTATCACTTTTAAACCAAGCCATAACTACATATAAAAAAGCTATGCAACTTAATCCTAGGTTAGAGTTTAATATGCAATTAGCACGTATTTATGGTGCACAAGGTGAAGTAGAAAAAATGTTTGAAAGCTATATAGATTTAGTAGAAACTAGCTACAGTTATTTAAACACCATTAAAAGAAGTATTAGCGAGTTTATTTCGGATGATGCCTCCAATCAAAATAATATATTTTTAAAAAAAATACTTTTAAAAAAAATTCAACAATCACAAGATTTAATCTGGAATGAGATGCTTAGTTGGTTATTCATTCAGCAAAAAGATTACAATAAAGCTTTTGCACAAGAAAAAGCAATTTACAAAAGACAAATGCAAAGCTTAGATCGTCTGGTTGAATTGGGTCTAATTGCAGAAAACCAAAAACAATACGAAGATGCCATAGCTGTATTTAATTTTATAATTCAAAATACTCAGGACATTGACACCAAACTTGTTGGCAACTTAAAAGTGCTATTAATTAAAACTAAAATAGCCACTGCTAACGACTATCCCAACATCCAGAAAGACTATGAAACGCTTTTTGAAACCTATGGTAAAACACCACAAACCTTAAATTTACAAATTAACTACGCGCACTTTTTAGCCTTTAATTTTAACCAGCAAGATCAAGCCATTTCAATATTAAAAAACGCATTAAAATTTAAAATTTCAGAATATGATTTAGCTCCAGTTAAATTAGAATTAGGTGACATTTTAATATTAAAAGAAAAATTTAACGAAGCCTTAATATACTACACCCAAATAGAACGCAACCTAAAAAACAGTACCATAGCACAAGAAGCAAGATTTAAGATTGCAAAAGCTAGTTATTATAAAGGCGATTTTAAATGGGCAGAATCACAGCTAAAAATATTAAAATCCTCAACCTCTCAATTAACCGCTAATGATGCATTAGATTTAAAATTACTAATTAGCGATAACAGAGCAGAAGACTCACTACAAGTAGCTTTAACTAAATATGCTAAAGCAGATTTATTAGCGTTTCAAAATAAAAATGACCAAGCCATTAGTATCCTAAATAGCGTTTTAACGGATCATAAAACAGAAGTTATTGTACCTCAAGCCTTACTAAAACAAGCAGCATTATTCGAAATTAAAAATGAATTTGAAAACGCAAAGTCAAATTACCAACGTATTATAACAGACTTTAAAGACAGTATTTTATTAGATAACGCACTATACAATTTAGCAGAACTATTAGTAAATCACTTAAATCAACCAGAAGAAGCTAAAAAATTATACGAACAATTATTATTCAATCATTCGGATAGCATATACGCAGTCGATGCTCGTAAAAAATTTAGAGCGCTTCGTGGTGACACCTTAAACTAA
- a CDS encoding GNAT family N-acetyltransferase, translating into MVVAETERLIITKFTLDDAQFFIDLVNTPKFKLFIGDRKVNTIDQAKARIKKGHLNDYKTHGYGFYKLHLKAENNKPIGTNGLTKRANLELPDIGFAMLPEYEGKGYGLESSLAILDLAKNSFDLKKIGAITKHNNVASIKLIEKLGFNFIKMVKPFEDDSELMLFAKNL; encoded by the coding sequence ATGGTAGTAGCAGAAACAGAACGACTTATAATTACTAAGTTTACATTGGATGATGCTCAATTTTTTATAGATTTAGTTAACACTCCAAAATTTAAATTATTTATTGGTGACCGTAAAGTAAACACTATTGACCAAGCCAAAGCACGCATTAAAAAGGGCCATTTAAATGACTACAAAACGCATGGTTATGGGTTTTACAAATTGCATTTAAAAGCAGAAAACAACAAACCAATTGGCACAAACGGTTTAACAAAACGAGCAAATTTAGAATTACCTGACATTGGCTTTGCAATGTTACCAGAATATGAAGGTAAAGGCTATGGATTAGAATCGTCTTTAGCGATATTAGATTTAGCAAAAAACAGCTTTGATCTAAAAAAAATTGGAGCAATAACTAAACATAATAACGTTGCATCCATTAAATTAATAGAAAAATTAGGTTTTAACTTCATAAAAATGGTAAAACCCTTTGAGGACGACTCAGAACTTATGTTATTTGCAAAAAACTTATAG
- the serS gene encoding serine--tRNA ligase — protein MLQVPFIRENKDLVINRLAVRNIDASTLIEEVINLDEERRALQTKLDAVLAESNAISKEIGILYKSGQAEKANALKAKTADFKDESKELNDKLTTTAEALNQLLYKIPNIPHASVPKGNSEEDNEEVYAEGEIPKLHDGALPHWELAKKYDIIDFELGTKIAGAGFPVYKGKGAKLQRALIAYFLDKNTAAGYEEVQVPHLVNEASALATGQLPDKDGQMYHATNVSPSLYLIPTGEVPATNIYRNDLLDEKDLPKCLTTYTPCFRVEAGSYGAHVRGLNRLHQFDKVEILRVEHPDNSYKALDGMVDHVKAILNELNLPFRILRLCGGDTGFTSALTYDFEVFSTAQDRWLEISSVSNFETFQANRLKLRFKNSEGKNELAHTLNGSSLALPRVLAGILENYQTADGIKIPDVLVPYTGFEYIN, from the coding sequence ATGTTACAAGTACCATTTATCAGAGAAAACAAAGATTTAGTTATCAATAGATTAGCAGTTAGAAACATAGATGCTTCTACATTGATTGAAGAGGTAATAAATTTAGATGAAGAGCGTCGTGCTTTACAAACTAAATTAGATGCAGTTTTAGCAGAATCCAATGCTATCTCTAAAGAAATTGGTATTTTATATAAATCCGGTCAAGCCGAAAAAGCAAATGCTTTAAAAGCTAAAACAGCAGATTTTAAAGACGAATCTAAAGAGTTAAACGACAAGCTCACTACTACAGCCGAAGCTTTAAATCAACTATTATACAAAATTCCAAACATTCCACACGCTTCTGTACCAAAAGGTAATAGCGAAGAGGATAACGAAGAAGTTTATGCCGAAGGTGAAATCCCTAAATTACATGATGGTGCTTTACCACATTGGGAACTAGCAAAAAAATATGACATCATAGATTTTGAATTAGGTACAAAAATAGCTGGAGCAGGTTTTCCAGTATACAAAGGTAAAGGCGCTAAGTTGCAACGTGCATTAATTGCCTATTTTTTAGATAAAAATACAGCAGCTGGCTATGAGGAAGTACAAGTACCACATCTTGTAAACGAAGCTTCAGCTTTAGCAACAGGACAGTTACCAGATAAAGATGGACAAATGTATCATGCTACCAATGTTAGTCCAAGCCTATACTTAATTCCTACAGGAGAAGTTCCGGCAACAAATATTTACAGAAACGATTTATTAGACGAAAAAGATTTACCAAAGTGCCTAACCACTTACACACCATGTTTTAGAGTTGAAGCAGGAAGTTATGGTGCACACGTGCGTGGATTAAACCGTTTACATCAATTTGATAAGGTTGAAATTTTACGTGTAGAGCATCCTGATAATTCTTACAAAGCATTAGACGGTATGGTTGACCACGTTAAAGCAATATTAAACGAACTTAATTTACCATTCAGAATCCTAAGGTTATGTGGTGGTGACACAGGGTTTACTTCTGCATTAACTTATGACTTCGAAGTCTTTTCTACAGCACAAGACCGTTGGTTAGAAATATCTAGCGTTTCTAATTTTGAAACGTTTCAAGCCAACCGCTTAAAACTTCGTTTTAAAAATAGCGAAGGTAAAAATGAGTTAGCACATACATTAAACGGAAGCTCTTTAGCACTACCTAGAGTTTTAGCAGGAATATTAGAAAACTACCAAACAGCAGACGGAATTAAGATTCCAGACGTATTAGTCCCTTATACAGGTTTTGAATATATTAATTAG